From one Streptomyces mobaraensis genomic stretch:
- a CDS encoding leucyl aminopeptidase produces the protein MTALTLSTSGAATLRADALVVGVAKGPKGPVLAPGAEAVDQAFDGKLAAVLETLGASGEEGEVTKLPAPAGVKAAVVVAAGLGGVPAKGDGYEGEALRRAAGAAARALTGTKKAAFALPVTDADDAAAIGEGALLGAYSFTAFRSNGGGKGASKKGEPLADAVILGGKPRDKAFKAAIERATVVAAEVNRARDLINTPSNALHPAAFAALAQEAAKEHGLTIEVLDEKALIKGGYGGLMGVGQGSANPPRLVRLGYTHPKAEKNLALVGKGITYDSGGISLKPAGHNETMKCDMSGAAAVFSAVLAAAKLGLRVNVTGWLALAENMPSGTATRPGDVLTMYSGKTVEVLNTDAEGRLVLADALTRASEEQPDAIVDVATLTGAMVLALGDRTFGVMANDDAFRTAVYEIAESTGEQAWPMPMPAELRKTMDSPVADIANMGVRNGGGLIAGLFLQEFVGEGITWAHLDIAGPAFHESAPYGYTPKGGTGSAVRTLVRLAERTAEGDLG, from the coding sequence GTGACTGCTCTCACTCTCAGCACCTCCGGCGCGGCGACGCTGCGCGCGGACGCCCTCGTCGTCGGTGTCGCCAAGGGCCCGAAGGGTCCCGTCCTCGCGCCCGGCGCCGAGGCCGTCGACCAGGCCTTCGACGGCAAGCTGGCCGCCGTCCTGGAGACCCTCGGCGCCTCCGGCGAGGAGGGCGAGGTCACCAAGCTCCCGGCCCCGGCGGGCGTCAAGGCCGCCGTCGTGGTCGCCGCCGGCCTCGGCGGCGTCCCCGCCAAGGGCGACGGCTACGAGGGTGAGGCGCTGCGCCGCGCCGCGGGCGCCGCCGCCCGTGCCCTCACCGGGACGAAGAAGGCGGCCTTCGCGCTGCCCGTGACCGACGCGGACGACGCCGCGGCCATCGGTGAGGGCGCCCTGCTGGGCGCGTACTCCTTCACCGCCTTCCGCAGCAACGGCGGCGGCAAGGGCGCGTCGAAGAAGGGCGAGCCGCTGGCCGACGCGGTGATCCTGGGCGGCAAGCCGCGCGACAAGGCGTTCAAGGCCGCGATCGAGCGCGCCACCGTCGTGGCCGCCGAGGTCAACCGCGCCCGCGACCTGATCAACACCCCGTCGAACGCCCTCCACCCGGCCGCGTTCGCCGCCCTCGCCCAGGAGGCCGCCAAGGAGCACGGCCTCACGATCGAGGTGCTGGACGAGAAGGCGCTGATCAAGGGCGGTTACGGCGGTCTGATGGGCGTCGGCCAGGGCTCGGCCAACCCGCCGCGGCTGGTCCGCCTCGGCTACACCCACCCCAAGGCGGAGAAGAACCTCGCCCTGGTCGGCAAGGGCATCACCTACGACTCGGGCGGCATCTCGCTCAAGCCGGCCGGCCACAACGAGACCATGAAGTGCGACATGAGCGGCGCCGCCGCCGTGTTCTCCGCCGTGCTGGCCGCCGCCAAGCTGGGCCTGCGCGTCAACGTCACCGGCTGGCTGGCCCTCGCGGAGAACATGCCGTCCGGCACGGCCACCCGTCCGGGCGACGTGCTGACCATGTACAGCGGCAAGACCGTCGAGGTCCTCAACACCGACGCCGAGGGCCGGCTGGTGCTCGCCGACGCCCTGACCCGGGCCTCGGAGGAGCAGCCCGACGCGATCGTGGACGTCGCCACCCTGACGGGGGCCATGGTCCTCGCCCTGGGCGACCGCACCTTCGGCGTCATGGCCAACGACGACGCGTTCCGCACCGCCGTGTACGAGATCGCCGAGTCCACCGGTGAGCAGGCGTGGCCCATGCCGATGCCCGCCGAGCTGCGCAAGACGATGGACTCCCCGGTCGCGGACATCGCCAACATGGGCGTCCGCAACGGCGGCGGCCTGATCGCCGGCCTGTTCCTCCAGGAGTTCGTGGGCGAGGGCATCACCTGGGCGCACCTGGACATCGCCGGCCCGGCCTTCCACGAGAGCGCCCCCTACGGGTACACCCCCAAGGGCGGCACCGGCTCCGCCGTCCGTACGCTCGTCCGGCTGGCCGAGCGCACCGCCGAGGGCGACCTGGGCTGA
- the cobT gene encoding nicotinate-nucleotide--dimethylbenzimidazole phosphoribosyltransferase, giving the protein MSGLNLDEFATLIERPDPDIRREAEQRRERLAVRPGSFGRLDELGEWLAAAQGGVPVKPVERPKAILFAGDHGVASLGVSAGPAEGAYGLVRAALDGESAPAVLARRSGVELRVVDMALDCDPELLPAEVTRHRVRRGSGRIDVEDALTAEEAEAAFRAGMAIADEEADSGTDLVVLGDLSVGGTTAAGALIGALCGTDASVVTGRGGAGIDDLAWMRKCAAIRDALRRARPVLGDQLRLLATTGGADLTATTGFLLQSAVRRTPVILDGVVSAACALVAQRVAFRAPDWWLAGQSSGDPAQAKALDRIALNPLLDHGVTLGEGTGALLALPLVRAAASLAAELPERS; this is encoded by the coding sequence ATGAGCGGTCTGAATCTTGACGAGTTCGCCACGCTGATCGAGCGCCCCGACCCCGACATCCGCCGCGAAGCGGAGCAGCGGCGGGAGCGCCTCGCCGTCCGCCCGGGCTCGTTCGGGCGGCTGGACGAGCTCGGCGAGTGGCTGGCGGCCGCGCAGGGCGGGGTGCCGGTGAAGCCGGTGGAGCGGCCGAAGGCGATTCTGTTCGCGGGCGATCACGGGGTCGCGTCGCTGGGCGTCTCCGCCGGGCCCGCCGAGGGCGCGTACGGGCTGGTGCGCGCCGCGCTGGACGGGGAGAGCGCCCCGGCCGTCCTGGCCCGCCGCTCCGGTGTGGAGCTGCGGGTCGTCGACATGGCGCTGGACTGCGATCCGGAGCTGCTGCCGGCGGAGGTCACCCGGCACCGGGTGCGCCGCGGTTCGGGCCGGATCGACGTCGAGGACGCGCTGACCGCGGAGGAGGCGGAGGCCGCGTTCCGGGCGGGGATGGCGATCGCCGACGAGGAGGCCGACTCCGGCACGGACCTCGTCGTCCTCGGCGACCTGAGCGTGGGCGGTACGACCGCCGCGGGCGCGCTGATCGGCGCGCTGTGCGGGACGGACGCGTCGGTGGTGACCGGCCGGGGCGGCGCGGGCATCGACGACCTGGCGTGGATGCGCAAGTGCGCGGCGATCCGGGACGCGCTGCGCCGGGCCCGGCCCGTCCTGGGCGACCAGCTGCGGCTGCTGGCGACGACCGGCGGCGCGGACCTGACGGCGACGACGGGGTTCCTGCTGCAGAGCGCGGTGCGCCGGACGCCGGTGATCCTGGACGGCGTGGTGTCCGCGGCGTGCGCCCTCGTCGCGCAGCGTGTCGCCTTCCGTGCCCCGGACTGGTGGCTGGCCGGGCAGAGCAGCGGTGATCCGGCCCAGGCGAAGGCGCTCGACCGGATCGCGCTCAACCCTCTGCTCGATCACGGCGTCACACTGGGCGAGGGAACGGGGGCGCTGCTCGCTCTGCCGCTGGTGCGGGCCGCGGCGTCTCTGGCGGCGGAGCTTCCCGAGCGTTCCTGA
- a CDS encoding adenosylcobinamide-GDP ribazoletransferase, producing the protein MTDTPAPGTSRATTGDALRFAFGTLTVLPVRLTRWDRPAARGGMLAAPLAGLVVGVCAGATGWFLLLLGASPLVAAVAATAVPAVLTRGLHLDGLADVADGLGSGKPAEDALRIMKQSDIGPFGVVTLVFVLLGQAAVLAGQYAVGGARGALAALVAAVAARCALTLAARRGVPAARPGGLGAAVAGVVPVPAALAVTAAACCAAAGAGALLGPGAAVRAGAAVVLAVAAAELLLFHCRRRFGGVTGDVFGALAETAATGAMIVTTLG; encoded by the coding sequence ATGACCGACACGCCCGCTCCCGGCACCTCCCGCGCGACCACCGGCGACGCCCTCCGGTTCGCCTTCGGCACGTTGACCGTACTGCCCGTCCGCCTCACCCGCTGGGACCGCCCGGCGGCGCGCGGGGGCATGCTCGCCGCCCCGCTCGCCGGACTCGTCGTCGGCGTGTGCGCCGGTGCGACGGGCTGGTTCCTGCTGCTGCTCGGCGCGAGCCCCCTCGTCGCGGCGGTGGCCGCCACCGCCGTACCCGCCGTGCTCACCCGCGGGCTGCACCTGGACGGGCTGGCCGACGTGGCCGACGGGCTGGGCAGCGGCAAGCCCGCCGAGGACGCGCTGCGGATCATGAAGCAGTCGGACATCGGCCCGTTCGGCGTCGTCACCCTGGTGTTCGTGCTGCTCGGCCAGGCCGCCGTGCTCGCCGGCCAGTACGCCGTCGGCGGAGCGCGCGGCGCCCTCGCCGCCCTGGTGGCGGCCGTCGCCGCGCGCTGCGCCCTCACCCTCGCCGCCCGCCGCGGCGTCCCGGCGGCCCGCCCCGGCGGGCTGGGGGCCGCGGTCGCCGGGGTGGTGCCCGTCCCCGCCGCCCTGGCCGTGACCGCCGCGGCCTGCTGCGCGGCGGCCGGCGCCGGCGCGCTCCTGGGTCCGGGCGCGGCCGTCCGCGCGGGAGCCGCCGTGGTGCTCGCCGTCGCGGCGGCCGAACTCCTCCTGTTCCACTGCCGGCGCCGCTTCGGCGGCGTCACCGGGGACGTCTTCGGCGCCCTCGCGGAGACCGCTGCCACCGGTGCCATGATCGTCACGACCCTGGGCTGA
- a CDS encoding phosphatidylglycerol lysyltransferase domain-containing protein, whose product MTPDDEARPGPWPRRAAAFAVWYLRAAAFVNLLSAVWVSFGASIRRHSVDDYFTPYLLEASFTSAVVSLFMAVTLRRRKRAAWILNLALAGVLLLLLTLLMWFPEFRAHGQNWFSVVITALFVAALVVGRREFYAVGDRSNPKLAAAVAAGGLLVCSLIAAFLVTVTNQAGDAYRSTFWDRWRYGVRRLIFLASDDSPFPAIDTPDWVNVTINVMSTVLLVLVVWAAFRSRRATDPLTPEDEARLRALLDRYGDRDSLGYFALRREKSVVWSPSGKAAVTYRVVGGVSLASGDPLGDPEAWPGAIEPWLAEARAHGWIPAVMGASEEGGTVYARHGMDALELGDEAIVDTAEFTLEGRAMRTVRQAFNRVKRAGYTVRIRRHEDIPEEEMAELLRRADDWRDGATERGFSMALGRLGDPDDGRCVMLECHDGEGELRALLSFVPWGPKGLSLDLMRRDRESENGLMEFMVIELLQRAKELRIAQVSLNFAMFRSVFERGSRLGAGPVLRAWRSLLSFFSRWWQIESLYRANAKYRPIWEPRFMLFEKSSDLLRIGIASARAEGFLEAPGLPKWLNRKHLESRR is encoded by the coding sequence TTGACTCCGGATGACGAGGCGCGCCCGGGCCCCTGGCCCCGGCGCGCCGCAGCCTTCGCCGTGTGGTACCTGCGTGCCGCCGCCTTCGTCAACCTGCTCAGCGCGGTCTGGGTGTCCTTCGGGGCCAGCATCCGGCGGCACAGCGTCGACGACTACTTCACGCCGTACCTGCTGGAGGCCAGCTTCACCTCGGCCGTGGTGTCGCTGTTCATGGCGGTCACCCTGCGCCGCCGCAAGCGGGCCGCCTGGATCCTCAACCTGGCGCTGGCCGGGGTGCTTCTGCTGCTGCTGACTCTGCTGATGTGGTTCCCGGAGTTCCGGGCGCACGGGCAGAACTGGTTCTCGGTGGTGATCACGGCGCTGTTCGTGGCCGCCCTGGTGGTGGGCCGGCGGGAGTTCTACGCGGTCGGGGACCGCTCCAACCCCAAGCTGGCGGCGGCCGTCGCGGCCGGGGGCCTGCTGGTCTGCTCGCTGATCGCGGCGTTCCTGGTGACCGTCACCAACCAGGCGGGGGACGCGTACCGGTCCACGTTCTGGGACCGCTGGCGCTACGGCGTGCGGCGGTTGATCTTCCTGGCGAGCGACGACAGCCCGTTCCCGGCGATCGACACCCCGGACTGGGTCAACGTCACCATCAACGTGATGAGCACGGTGCTGCTGGTGCTGGTGGTGTGGGCGGCGTTCCGCTCCCGCCGCGCCACCGACCCACTGACGCCTGAGGACGAGGCGCGGCTGCGGGCGCTGCTCGACAGGTACGGCGACCGGGACTCGCTGGGCTACTTCGCGCTGCGCCGCGAGAAGAGCGTGGTCTGGTCGCCGTCCGGGAAGGCGGCGGTCACCTACCGGGTGGTCGGCGGGGTCTCCCTCGCGTCGGGCGATCCGCTCGGCGACCCCGAGGCGTGGCCGGGGGCCATCGAGCCCTGGCTGGCCGAGGCCCGGGCGCACGGCTGGATCCCGGCCGTGATGGGCGCGAGCGAGGAGGGCGGCACCGTCTACGCCCGGCACGGCATGGACGCCCTGGAGCTCGGTGACGAGGCGATCGTCGACACCGCGGAGTTCACCCTGGAGGGCCGGGCCATGCGGACCGTCCGGCAGGCGTTCAACCGGGTGAAGCGGGCCGGGTACACGGTCCGCATCCGGCGGCACGAGGACATCCCCGAGGAGGAGATGGCCGAGCTGCTGCGGCGCGCGGACGACTGGCGCGACGGCGCGACCGAGCGCGGCTTCTCGATGGCGCTCGGCCGGCTGGGCGACCCGGACGACGGCCGCTGCGTGATGCTGGAGTGCCACGACGGCGAGGGCGAGCTGCGGGCGCTGCTGAGCTTCGTACCGTGGGGGCCCAAGGGGCTCTCGCTGGACCTGATGCGCCGGGACCGGGAGTCCGAGAACGGCCTGATGGAGTTCATGGTGATCGAGCTCCTCCAGCGGGCGAAGGAGCTGCGCATCGCCCAGGTCTCGCTGAACTTCGCGATGTTCCGCTCGGTCTTCGAGCGCGGCTCCCGGCTCGGCGCGGGACCGGTGCTGCGGGCCTGGCGCTCGCTGCTCAGCTTCTTCTCCCGCTGGTGGCAGATCGAGTCGCTGTACCGCGCGAATGCGAAGTACCGGCCGATCTGGGAGCCTCGTTTCATGCTGTTCGAGAAGAGCAGTGACCTGCTGCGGATCGGCATCGCGAGCGCCCGCGCGGAGGGCTTCCTGGAGGCCCCGGGGCTGCCGAAGTGGCTGAACCGCAAGCACCTGGAGAGCCGGCGATGA